Proteins from a single region of Fundulus heteroclitus isolate FHET01 chromosome 12, MU-UCD_Fhet_4.1, whole genome shotgun sequence:
- the LOC105926860 gene encoding ectonucleoside triphosphate diphosphohydrolase 4 isoform X2 — protein sequence MGRIGFSCLFPASWHFSLSSQVLPRLLSPSLRQLLFVGLALCLIGLLYLLLVSAKTRTSWIGEEAPFHRHLARATDSEATDTSNPNLNYGLVVDCGSSGSRVFVYCWPRHNGNPRELLDIRQMRDQHRKPVVMKIKPGIAELAKTPEKASDYIYPLLSFAAQHIPKHKHQETPLYILCTAGMRILPESHQEAILEDLRTDIPVHFNFLFSDSHVEVISGKQEGVYAWIGINYVLGRFNHEHNDGEAVVEVHVPGSDQQEALMRKRTAGVLDMGGVSTQIAYEVPKTEEVAKNLLAEFNLGCDAHVTDHVYRVYVSTFLGFGGNAARQRYEESLVRNTAARNKLSGERVGETAESPLPDPCLPTDLQDEVGPPTQRLHLRGTGDFDECRRILQPFLNRTDESRTSLSGVFQPPIDYSNSQFYGFSEFYYCMEDVLRMGGDYNASKYAQAAKGYCATQWKTLKERFDSGLYASHADFHRLKYQCFKSAWMYEVLHTGFSFPTDYKNLKTALLVYDKEVQWTLGAILYRTRFLPLRDIPQESPKGAHSHWRHSFSFINNHYLFLVCFFIVLLSIILYLLRLRRIHRRVAPRYTPSSVPWLEEGLGSPSLPVEL from the exons GATCGGCTTTTCGTGCCTTTTCCCGGCGTCGTGGCACTTCAGCCTGTCGTCTCAGGTTCTTCCTCGGCTTCTGAGTCCTTCCCTCAGACAGCTGCTCTTCGTCGGCCTGGCACTCTGCCTCATAGGACTGCTCTACCTGCTGCTTGTGTCCGCTAAGACGCGCACCAGCTGGATTGGAGAAGAAGCCCCCTTCCACCG GCACCTGGCTAGAGCCACTGACTCAGAGGCGACAGATACGAGCAACCCCAACCTGAACTATGGCCTGGTGGTGGACTGCGGCAGCAGTGGCTCCAGGGTGTTTGTGTACTGCTGGCCCCGGCACAACGGTAATCCCCGTGAACTACTGGACATACGGCAAATGCGAGATCAACACCGCAAGCCAGTGGTCATGAAGATCAAGCCTG gtaTCGCTGAATTGGCTAAAACACCTGAGAAGGCCAGCGACTACATATATCCTCTCCTGAGCTTTGCAGCTCAACACATTCCCAAACATAAGCACCAAGAGACACCGCTATACATCCTGTGCACGGCTGGAATGAGAATCCTACCAGAGAG TCACCAGGAAGCCATTCTTGAAGATCTGCGCACAGATATCCCAGTTCACTTCAACTTCCTCTTCTCTGATTCCCACGTGGAGGTGATTTCTGGAAAACAAGAAG gtgtttaTGCATGGATCGGGATAAACTACGTCCTTGGCCGATTTAACCATGAGCACAATG ATGGAGAAGCTGTGGTGGAGGTGCATGTCCCAGGCAGCGATCAGCAGGAAGCGCTGATGAGGAAAAGGACAGCCGGGGTCCTGGACATGGGCGGCGTCTCCACCCAGATTGCATATGAAGTGCCCAAAACT GAGGAAGTAGCCAAAAACCTGCTTGCAGAATTCAACCTGGGATGTGACGCACACGTCACCGACCACGTCTATCGCGTGTACGTCTCCACCTTCCTGGGCTTCGGGGGGAACGCCGCGCGTCAAAGATACGAGGAGAGCCTCGTCAGAAACACCGCTGCCCGAAACAA GCTCTCAGGGGAACGTGTCGGCGAGACGGCAGAGTCTCCCCTCCCGGACCCTTGTCTTCCCACCGACCTGCAGGACGAGGTCGGCCCGCCGACTCAGAGGCTCCACCTTCGGGGGACGGGGGACTTCGACGAGTGCAGGCGGATCCTGCAGCCGTTCCTCAACAGAACCGACGAGAGCCGGACGTCCCTCAGCGGCGTCTTCCAGCCGCCGATAGACTACAGCAACAGCCAGTTTTATGGCTTTTCCGAGTTCTACTACTGCATGGAGGACGTGCTGCGCATGGGCGGAGATTATAATGCTTCTAAATACGCCCAGGCCGCCAAG GGCTACTGCGCCACCCAGTGGAAGACGCTGAAGGAGCGCTTTGACTCCGGGCTGTATGCGTCGCATGCAGATTTTCACCGGCTCAA GTACCAGTGTTTTAAATCCGCGTGGATGTACGAAGTTTTGCACACTGGTTTCTCCTTCCCGACCGATTACAAGAACCTGAAGACAGCCCTGCTGGTCTACGATAAAGAGGTCCAGTGGACTCTTGGAGCCATTCTTTATAGGACGCGGTTTCTACCTTTGAG ggACATCCCTCAGGAGAGTCCGAAGGGAGCACACTCTCACTGGCGACACAGCTTCTCCTTCATCAACAACCACTACTTGTTCCTGGTCTGTTTCTTTATCGTGTTGCTCTCCATTATTCTGTACTTGCTGAGGCTGCGCCGCATCCATCGGCGTGTGGCGCCGCGCTACACTCCCTCCTCTGTGCCGTGGTTGGAAGAGGGCCTCGGCTCTCCCTCCCTCCCGGTCGAGCTCTAA
- the LOC105926860 gene encoding ectonucleoside triphosphate diphosphohydrolase 4 isoform X1 translates to MGRIGFSCLFPASWHFSLSSQVLPRLLSPSLRQLLFVGLALCLIGLLYLLLVSAKTRTSWIGEEAPFHRHLARATDSEATDTSNPNLNYGLVVDCGSSGSRVFVYCWPRHNGNPRELLDIRQMRDQHRKPVVMKIKPGIAELAKTPEKASDYIYPLLSFAAQHIPKHKHQETPLYILCTAGMRILPESHQEAILEDLRTDIPVHFNFLFSDSHVEVISGKQEGVYAWIGINYVLGRFNHEHNDGEAVVEVHVPGSDQQEALMRKRTAGVLDMGGVSTQIAYEVPKTVSFASPQQEEVAKNLLAEFNLGCDAHVTDHVYRVYVSTFLGFGGNAARQRYEESLVRNTAARNKLSGERVGETAESPLPDPCLPTDLQDEVGPPTQRLHLRGTGDFDECRRILQPFLNRTDESRTSLSGVFQPPIDYSNSQFYGFSEFYYCMEDVLRMGGDYNASKYAQAAKGYCATQWKTLKERFDSGLYASHADFHRLKYQCFKSAWMYEVLHTGFSFPTDYKNLKTALLVYDKEVQWTLGAILYRTRFLPLRDIPQESPKGAHSHWRHSFSFINNHYLFLVCFFIVLLSIILYLLRLRRIHRRVAPRYTPSSVPWLEEGLGSPSLPVEL, encoded by the exons ATGGGAAG GATCGGCTTTTCGTGCCTTTTCCCGGCGTCGTGGCACTTCAGCCTGTCGTCTCAGGTTCTTCCTCGGCTTCTGAGTCCTTCCCTCAGACAGCTGCTCTTCGTCGGCCTGGCACTCTGCCTCATAGGACTGCTCTACCTGCTGCTTGTGTCCGCTAAGACGCGCACCAGCTGGATTGGAGAAGAAGCCCCCTTCCACCG GCACCTGGCTAGAGCCACTGACTCAGAGGCGACAGATACGAGCAACCCCAACCTGAACTATGGCCTGGTGGTGGACTGCGGCAGCAGTGGCTCCAGGGTGTTTGTGTACTGCTGGCCCCGGCACAACGGTAATCCCCGTGAACTACTGGACATACGGCAAATGCGAGATCAACACCGCAAGCCAGTGGTCATGAAGATCAAGCCTG gtaTCGCTGAATTGGCTAAAACACCTGAGAAGGCCAGCGACTACATATATCCTCTCCTGAGCTTTGCAGCTCAACACATTCCCAAACATAAGCACCAAGAGACACCGCTATACATCCTGTGCACGGCTGGAATGAGAATCCTACCAGAGAG TCACCAGGAAGCCATTCTTGAAGATCTGCGCACAGATATCCCAGTTCACTTCAACTTCCTCTTCTCTGATTCCCACGTGGAGGTGATTTCTGGAAAACAAGAAG gtgtttaTGCATGGATCGGGATAAACTACGTCCTTGGCCGATTTAACCATGAGCACAATG ATGGAGAAGCTGTGGTGGAGGTGCATGTCCCAGGCAGCGATCAGCAGGAAGCGCTGATGAGGAAAAGGACAGCCGGGGTCCTGGACATGGGCGGCGTCTCCACCCAGATTGCATATGAAGTGCCCAAAACTGTAAGCTTTGCCTCTCCACAACAG GAGGAAGTAGCCAAAAACCTGCTTGCAGAATTCAACCTGGGATGTGACGCACACGTCACCGACCACGTCTATCGCGTGTACGTCTCCACCTTCCTGGGCTTCGGGGGGAACGCCGCGCGTCAAAGATACGAGGAGAGCCTCGTCAGAAACACCGCTGCCCGAAACAA GCTCTCAGGGGAACGTGTCGGCGAGACGGCAGAGTCTCCCCTCCCGGACCCTTGTCTTCCCACCGACCTGCAGGACGAGGTCGGCCCGCCGACTCAGAGGCTCCACCTTCGGGGGACGGGGGACTTCGACGAGTGCAGGCGGATCCTGCAGCCGTTCCTCAACAGAACCGACGAGAGCCGGACGTCCCTCAGCGGCGTCTTCCAGCCGCCGATAGACTACAGCAACAGCCAGTTTTATGGCTTTTCCGAGTTCTACTACTGCATGGAGGACGTGCTGCGCATGGGCGGAGATTATAATGCTTCTAAATACGCCCAGGCCGCCAAG GGCTACTGCGCCACCCAGTGGAAGACGCTGAAGGAGCGCTTTGACTCCGGGCTGTATGCGTCGCATGCAGATTTTCACCGGCTCAA GTACCAGTGTTTTAAATCCGCGTGGATGTACGAAGTTTTGCACACTGGTTTCTCCTTCCCGACCGATTACAAGAACCTGAAGACAGCCCTGCTGGTCTACGATAAAGAGGTCCAGTGGACTCTTGGAGCCATTCTTTATAGGACGCGGTTTCTACCTTTGAG ggACATCCCTCAGGAGAGTCCGAAGGGAGCACACTCTCACTGGCGACACAGCTTCTCCTTCATCAACAACCACTACTTGTTCCTGGTCTGTTTCTTTATCGTGTTGCTCTCCATTATTCTGTACTTGCTGAGGCTGCGCCGCATCCATCGGCGTGTGGCGCCGCGCTACACTCCCTCCTCTGTGCCGTGGTTGGAAGAGGGCCTCGGCTCTCCCTCCCTCCCGGTCGAGCTCTAA